The proteins below are encoded in one region of Pan paniscus chromosome 4, NHGRI_mPanPan1-v2.0_pri, whole genome shotgun sequence:
- the ANKRA2 gene encoding ankyrin repeat family A protein 2 isoform X1, whose amino-acid sequence MATSTNLDIGAQLIVEECPSTYSLTGMPDIKIEHPLDPNSEEGSAQGVAMGMKFILPNRFDMNVCSRFVKSLNEEDSKNIQDQVNSDLEVASVLFKAECNIHTSPSPGIQVRHVYTPSTTKHFSPIKQSTTLTNKHRGNEVSTTPLLANSLSVHQLAAQGEMLYLATRIEQENVINHTDEEGFTPLMWAAAHGQIAVVEFLLQNGADPQLLGKGRESALSLACSKGYTDIVKMLLDCGVDVNEYDWNGGTPLLYAVHGNHVKCVKMLLESGADPTIETDSGYNSMDLAVALGYRSVQQVIESHLLKLLQNIKE is encoded by the exons ATGGCTACATCAACAAATCTGGATATTGGAGCCCAGCTGATAGTGGAAGAGTGTCCCAGCACTTATAGCCTAACTGGCATGCCAGACATTAAAATAGAACATCCACTGGACCCAAATTCAGAAGAAGGGTCAGCTCAGGGTGTTGCCATGGGAATGAAATTCATATTGCCTAACCGATTTGATATGAATGTGTGTTCTCGATTTGTGAAGTCCTTAAATGAAGAAGATAGTAAAAATATTCAAGATCAGGTTAACTCTGACCTGGAGGTGGCATCTGTCCTATTTAAAG cTGAATGCAATATCCATACATCTCCTTCTCCGGGAATTCAAGTAAGGCATGTCTACACCCCCTCTACAACAAAGCATTTCTCACCCATAAAACAGTCAACTACTTTAACCAACAAACACAGAGGAAATGAGGTCTCTACCACACCTCTGTTAGCAAATT CTTTGTCTGTTCACCAGTTGGCTGCTCAGGGAGAGATGCTCTATCTGGCTACTCGTATTGAACAAG aaaatgttatCAATCACACGGATGAAGAAGGATTTACTCCTCTGATGTGGGCTGCAGCACACGGGCAAATAGCTGTGGTAGAGTTCCTACTTCAGAAT GGTGCTGATCCCCAACTTTTAGGAAAAGGTCGAGAAAGTGCACTGTCGTTGGCCTGTAGTAAAGGCTACACAGATATTGTCAAAATGCTGCTTGATTGTGGAGTTGATGTAAATGAATATGATTGG AATGGAGGAACACCTCTGCTTTATGCTGTACATGGAAATCATGTGAAATGTGTAAAGATGCTCTTAG AAAGTGGGGCTGATCCAACAATTGAAACTGACTCTGGATATAATTCTATGGATCTAGCTGTAGCCCTAGGCTATAGAAGTG TTCAACAGGTTATTGAGTCACATTTGTTGAAGCTGCTTCAAAATATCAAGGAGTAG
- the ANKRA2 gene encoding ankyrin repeat family A protein 2 isoform X2, producing the protein MKKIVKIFKIRLTLTWRWHLSYLKVESYAECNIHTSPSPGIQVRHVYTPSTTKHFSPIKQSTTLTNKHRGNEVSTTPLLANSLSVHQLAAQGEMLYLATRIEQENVINHTDEEGFTPLMWAAAHGQIAVVEFLLQNGADPQLLGKGRESALSLACSKGYTDIVKMLLDCGVDVNEYDWNGGTPLLYAVHGNHVKCVKMLLESGADPTIETDSGYNSMDLAVALGYRSVQQVIESHLLKLLQNIKE; encoded by the exons ATGAAGAAGATAGTAAAAATATTCAAGATCAGGTTAACTCTGACCTGGAGGTGGCATCTGTCCTATTTAAAGGTTGAAAGTTatg cTGAATGCAATATCCATACATCTCCTTCTCCGGGAATTCAAGTAAGGCATGTCTACACCCCCTCTACAACAAAGCATTTCTCACCCATAAAACAGTCAACTACTTTAACCAACAAACACAGAGGAAATGAGGTCTCTACCACACCTCTGTTAGCAAATT CTTTGTCTGTTCACCAGTTGGCTGCTCAGGGAGAGATGCTCTATCTGGCTACTCGTATTGAACAAG aaaatgttatCAATCACACGGATGAAGAAGGATTTACTCCTCTGATGTGGGCTGCAGCACACGGGCAAATAGCTGTGGTAGAGTTCCTACTTCAGAAT GGTGCTGATCCCCAACTTTTAGGAAAAGGTCGAGAAAGTGCACTGTCGTTGGCCTGTAGTAAAGGCTACACAGATATTGTCAAAATGCTGCTTGATTGTGGAGTTGATGTAAATGAATATGATTGG AATGGAGGAACACCTCTGCTTTATGCTGTACATGGAAATCATGTGAAATGTGTAAAGATGCTCTTAG AAAGTGGGGCTGATCCAACAATTGAAACTGACTCTGGATATAATTCTATGGATCTAGCTGTAGCCCTAGGCTATAGAAGTG TTCAACAGGTTATTGAGTCACATTTGTTGAAGCTGCTTCAAAATATCAAGGAGTAG